In Luteipulveratus mongoliensis, the DNA window GTCGCTGCTGTGGATCAAGCGCTGCAGGACGCCGCTCGACGCTGGTCAGGCGGCGCGCCGGTGCGGTTCGTGGCCGACACCAGCGTCGTTCACCGCTGGTCGGAGGCCAAGGGCTGAACGACTCGACCGCGGTCCCGCCACATCTGGACACTCGCGTCGACCAGCTCGACCCGCGGCAGCGAGGCCACCTCATCGAGCGGGATCCAGCGAGGCTCGTCGGTGCTGCCGTCGGTCTCGGCCGTCAGCTGACCGGCGACGACCCGGGCCTCGAAGACGACGCGAACGCCCTTCAGCGCGCGGCGCCGGTCCTCGCTGCGGATTCGCTCGGCTGCCGGCACGACCTCGGTGTGGACACCGAGAACCGCACCGAGAACCACGTCGTAGCCAGTCTCCTCGCGCAGCTCTCGGACTGCTGCCTCCTCGACACTCTCGTCGAGCTCGACGGCGCCGCCCGGCATCGTCCACTCCGGTGACGGTCCACCGTTCCATAGTGCGAGCAGGATCCGGTCCTGCTCGTCGACGATCACGGCGTACGCCGCGAGGCGGGTGTCGTACTCGCGATAGTCCACGCGGAGAGGCTAACGGCCGGTGCTACCGCAGGAAGTCGGTGCCCTCGTCCGGGTCGTCGCCCGAGCTCTCGTCCCGCAGGAACGCCTCGAGCTGCTCGCCGATCTCGTCGGCCGAAGGCAGCTCAGCCATCTCGGTCGCCAGCAGGCTCTTGCGCTGCCGGCCGTCGTGGAAGGTGTCGTACTGCTCCTCCAGTCCGGAGACGACCTGACCGACCTCTTCGCTGTCGGCGATCTGGCGCTGGATGTCAGCTCGGTTGAGACCGGCCGCGGCGGCCAGGTCGGCCACCGGGATCGCCAGTCCGGTCATCGCGTGGATGGCTTCGAGCGCGGCGACAGCAGCATCACCGAACTCGACCTGCGCGAGGTAGTGCGGCACGTGCAGAGCGAAGCCCACCGTGTCCGTCCCGGACTCCCCCAGCCGCAGGTGCAGCAGCTGCTCGAGGCTGGCCGGGATCTGGATGGCCCCGAAGACCGGGTCGTTCTCTGGGATCAGGCTGCGATCGCTCGCATAGCGCGTCATGCCGACCGGACGGGTGTGCGGGACGCCCATCGGGACGCCGTGCGCGCTGATGATCATCCGGATGCCGAGCATCCGAACCAGCTGACGGACCGCCTCGATCACGCGCTCCCACTGGTAGTCCGGCTCCGGACCGTAGAGCACGTAGAACGGCGTGCCCTCCTCGTCGATGACGCGGTGCAGCAGCAAGGTCGGGTCGTCGTAGGCCGAGACGTGGTCACGGTCGAACGTCATAACCGGCCGGCGTCCGCGGTAGTCGAGGAGCTGATCGATGTCGAAGGAGGCGACGACCTGGGTCTCGAGCGTGCTCAGGATGTGGTCGGTGAGCAGCTTCTGGGTCTGACCGGCGTCGATGAGGCCCCCGAACGACACGATCATCGTCGAGGCACGCAGGTCATCCTGCGGCGTATCGGTCTCCAGCTGGTAGAGCTGCGACGGGTCTTGCACGGTCTCTCCCCAGAGTCAGGT includes these proteins:
- a CDS encoding NUDIX hydrolase encodes the protein MDYREYDTRLAAYAVIVDEQDRILLALWNGGPSPEWTMPGGAVELDESVEEAAVRELREETGYDVVLGAVLGVHTEVVPAAERIRSEDRRRALKGVRVVFEARVVAGQLTAETDGSTDEPRWIPLDEVASLPRVELVDASVQMWRDRGRVVQPLASDQR
- a CDS encoding PAC2 family protein; the encoded protein is MQDPSQLYQLETDTPQDDLRASTMIVSFGGLIDAGQTQKLLTDHILSTLETQVVASFDIDQLLDYRGRRPVMTFDRDHVSAYDDPTLLLHRVIDEEGTPFYVLYGPEPDYQWERVIEAVRQLVRMLGIRMIISAHGVPMGVPHTRPVGMTRYASDRSLIPENDPVFGAIQIPASLEQLLHLRLGESGTDTVGFALHVPHYLAQVEFGDAAVAALEAIHAMTGLAIPVADLAAAAGLNRADIQRQIADSEEVGQVVSGLEEQYDTFHDGRQRKSLLATEMAELPSADEIGEQLEAFLRDESSGDDPDEGTDFLR